The genomic segment CATAACTGTCTTTGATCAATAAATTCTAGCAGATTAGAaaatttgcttttgatttttgtattatatatcTGAACGTTCTGTTTCTTTATTTGCTTTGATGTAGCTATACAGTTGACAATATCGTAATATAAGTTTTACAGTGCACAGTCAATAGAAAAATTTCAACATCTAGCatatggctatgaaagaaaatggaaatATATTACATGTATATGAGCAGATCCTCTAATAATATGTTTGGAGCTCCTCATTTTCCCTAGTTCAGAAACCTGTCAGTGGCTGTAGTTTCACATGAATCCAACCTGCGCTTTTAGATCGGGTTGAGTTAGGATCTCAAAGTACCACTTCTGCAAGTTTCATGCTTGCACATTTCAAATTCTCATTACAACATATAGTCAAGTTTTGCACACTTGAGCATGTATCTGACTAGTTTTAAAAGTGCAATGGGTTGAGGCATTGGTGTAAAGAATGggtctttttaatattattttttgtcaactTTCCATATGCAGGTGGAATACAAAGATTACTCTTTGGGTCAAACACAATTTGCATTAGCAGAGGCTCCAAATGAGGCCCTACCTCTAAATTGCCGGCCTAATTTTGGTGCTGCATGGTTGACCAAAGATAAATTCAAGGTAGGGATTGCAAAGCTTCCAGTCTCGCTCATTGTATTACATTTTAAGTCAAATTCCCTCAAgtctattattttattcttttctacTCATTCTCTTCAGGTTAATAAAACCTACGACTGCTGGTATACATCTGGCATTTTGAAAGTGAGCTTATATCGTGATGATCTTTTCAATTGTCAAGCAAAAGATCCATCTCAAGTTGAGATGATTAAACGTTTTTTCATCCtgtgagtatttttttaatagaaaaataacacTCAATCTTATTTACCTTATATATATTCTGTGCATTTCTATGGCATTTGATGTCTTCAATATAGATGGTGAATTTACGTATCCAAACTAGATGATGGATGGCCAAGGGATGATCTTGAGTGTGTAAAACAGTTTGATTCGACTGTCATGATAGATACGAGTTAATGATAGTTATGTATTTGTGCTAATAATAATGGCCATTTGTTAACGTGgatatgccttttattttgacAGTCCTCACCCATCAGAATGACTCATCTATCATTGAATGAGTTgaatataattttcatttctcCATATGTTCTGGTAGAAAGTGAATTCCTTGTATGATTAAACCTATACTGCTCCTATACTTTTGGAAATGGTTAGCTGCAAATGATGTAAATGCTAGGCATCTGTTTGCAATTGTTGTGTGGCTTTGGCAGTATTTAATGTAAAATCGCTGGCTTTTATATGTTCAGATCTAAAGAGATGTTACACTCCTCGTTGGtccaaaagaaaggaaaggctGGCTATTGGAGGTGGGAAACCATAGCTGGAGTTATTGCTGGTTTTTCAACTTCTATAATCACCATCAGCTTTATAAGAATCCTACAGCACATAAAATCATGGTTTCGTCTACCCTCTGTAGCTAGGATGTTTTCTCACAACAATATAGTCTTCTTCAAGCGCGCTTGTTTTCTTGTGGCATACATTTCTTTTATGGGTTGGTTGACAATCCAGTATGGGAAAAGGCTTGGTCTGCCTGAGATTCGCAGAGTTTATAATTACTAGCAGCACTCTTTTTGCAAGTGCCAAttccttttttctcttcctGGATCCTGGATGCTGCAATTCGAACACATTCCTGGCCCAAAGGTACATGATTCATGTGGTTGCTAGATGTGTTTTGATAGAGTAAACGCTGAGCAACTTATGGATGTAGCTGAGAAAGTCTTTCATGTAGAGGTATCATATTATAcgggaaaaaaaatctcattgatGTATTATATTGTAAAATCTTGTTTTGAAGGTCATGTTTAATAGAAGAGAGAATAACTGTCTTTTCTGCTCCCTGCGAAGGATACGAGCACGACAGAGTCTATGTCTACTAGTACTCTCTTATGCCTGGGAAAGATGTAAG from the Populus nigra chromosome 1, ddPopNigr1.1, whole genome shotgun sequence genome contains:
- the LOC133675651 gene encoding uncharacterized protein LOC133675651 yields the protein MDVSDDEMEKETETPENGKKGFIYLAFRLTLALLFPIFAFLSLSILLGFLAIFMGHLSITTPLSLPSQCKILSSSVDLRSSKICEPGFLNYKAKHVFYPYNRSKFRCRYDYYWASVFEVEYKDYSLGQTQFALAEAPNEALPLNCRPNFGAAWLTKDKFKVNKTYDCWYTSGILKVSLYRDDLFNCQAKDPSQVEMIKRFFILSKEMLHSSLVQKKGKAGYWRWETIAGVIAGFSTSIITISFIRILQHIKSWFRLPSVARMFSHNNIVFFKRACFLVAYISFMGWLTIQYGKRLGLPEIRRVYNY